One genomic region from Pseudomonadota bacterium encodes:
- a CDS encoding DUF5694 domain-containing protein, with protein sequence MRSKLWMSWIAGALLSGAVLAAEPEAPEAPAAAAAAPAEVMLIGLFHFANPGLDAVKSEVIDVKTPESQAYLEALTDRIAALEPTTVLLEYNPASQDEIQGEYARYLADDFELPHNEIYQLGFRIARKSDLGEVASCDERNVHWQAGPLMEKLETLPARSQRVQALIKSIGEETTALHRSLPLAELLPIYNDPETDRVNKGFYLMTNDVGAGDGFEGADATASWWHRNFRMYANIQRHAVPGARVVVIAGQGHTAILRDLLADDPDRVALDVRPLF encoded by the coding sequence ATGAGAAGCAAGCTGTGGATGTCGTGGATTGCGGGCGCGCTGCTGAGCGGTGCTGTGCTGGCGGCCGAGCCCGAGGCGCCCGAGGCGCCCGCGGCTGCGGCGGCAGCGCCGGCCGAGGTGATGCTGATCGGGCTCTTCCACTTCGCCAACCCGGGCTTGGACGCGGTCAAGTCCGAGGTGATCGACGTGAAGACGCCCGAGAGCCAGGCCTACCTGGAGGCGCTCACGGATCGCATCGCGGCCCTTGAACCCACCACGGTGCTGCTCGAGTACAACCCCGCTTCCCAGGACGAGATCCAGGGCGAGTACGCGCGCTACCTGGCCGACGACTTCGAGCTCCCCCACAACGAGATCTATCAGCTGGGTTTTCGTATCGCGCGCAAGAGCGACCTCGGTGAGGTGGCGAGCTGCGACGAGCGCAACGTGCACTGGCAGGCGGGCCCGCTGATGGAGAAGCTCGAAACCTTGCCGGCGCGCTCGCAGCGCGTGCAGGCGCTGATCAAGTCCATCGGCGAGGAGACCACGGCGCTCCATCGCAGCCTCCCGTTAGCCGAACTCCTGCCGATTTACAACGACCCCGAGACCGACCGCGTGAACAAGGGCTTCTACCTGATGACCAACGACGTGGGCGCCGGGGATGGCTTCGAGGGGGCGGATGCCACAGCTAGCTGGTGGCACCGAAACTTCCGCATGTACGCCAACATTCAGCGTCACGCCGTGCCGGGCGCACGGGTGGTGGTGATCGCGGGCCAGGGGCACACGGCGATCCTACGGGATCTGTTAGCGGATGATCCCGATCGCGTCGCGCTCGACGTGCGGCCTTTGTTCTGA
- a CDS encoding demethoxyubiquinone hydroxylase family protein, with protein sequence MSISSDSLSTSHASELAGAPSLAGGIPDTLIGDLRSDHAGETGAVRIYQGILAVSRDPDVRAFAERHIATEREHLALVSAIFPNRLHSRLLPIWNVAGFLTGWL encoded by the coding sequence ATGAGCATTTCCAGCGACTCTCTGAGCACCAGCCACGCCTCTGAACTGGCGGGCGCTCCCTCCCTGGCCGGCGGCATTCCCGACACGCTGATCGGCGACCTGCGATCGGACCACGCGGGCGAGACCGGCGCCGTGCGGATCTACCAGGGCATCCTGGCCGTCTCGCGGGATCCCGACGTGCGCGCCTTCGCCGAGCGGCACATCGCCACCGAGCGGGAACACCTGGCGCTAGTGTCCGCGATCTTCCCCAACCGGCTGCACAGCCGCTTGCTGCCGATCTGGAATGTCGCGGGTTTTCTGACCGGCTGGCTC
- a CDS encoding sulfite exporter TauE/SafE family protein, whose translation MIAVLLLGFLIGVRHALDADHVAAVASLVVGSKSVAQSVRQGVVWGIGHTLTLFSVGTVVVLAGTRVSPRLEVMLEAVVGLMLIGLGVDVARRLIAERVHFHTHRHEDGVEHFHAHSHRAAAKEAHDARRHAHSHAPAAQGFPARALVVGLMHGLAGSAALVILSLESTGSLVNGLLYMLLFGLGSILGMAALSAVIAVPLNRSEHRLTHLHRGAQAAVVLLNVGLGSTLLAGAWAG comes from the coding sequence ATGATCGCTGTACTGCTCCTCGGCTTTCTGATCGGGGTACGCCACGCGCTGGATGCGGACCACGTGGCGGCCGTCGCCTCCCTCGTGGTGGGGTCGAAGTCGGTGGCCCAGAGCGTGCGCCAGGGCGTGGTGTGGGGCATCGGGCACACCTTGACGCTGTTCTCCGTCGGCACCGTGGTGGTGCTCGCCGGCACGCGCGTGTCACCGCGCTTGGAGGTCATGCTGGAAGCCGTCGTCGGCCTCATGCTGATCGGCTTAGGCGTGGACGTCGCCCGGCGTCTGATCGCCGAGCGGGTGCATTTCCATACGCACCGCCATGAGGACGGCGTCGAGCACTTCCACGCTCACAGCCACCGAGCGGCAGCGAAGGAGGCCCACGACGCGCGACGCCACGCCCATTCCCATGCCCCCGCCGCGCAGGGCTTCCCGGCCCGGGCGCTGGTGGTAGGGCTGATGCACGGCCTCGCAGGCTCCGCTGCCCTCGTCATCCTCTCCCTGGAGAGCACCGGCTCCCTGGTCAACGGCCTGCTCTACATGCTGTTGTTCGGCCTTGGCTCGATACTCGGCATGGCGGCGCTGTCCGCGGTGATCGCCGTGCCCCTGAACCGCTCCGAGCATCGCCTTACGCATCTGCATCGCGGGGCCCAAGCGGCTGTCGTGCTGCTCAACGTCGGCCTCGGCAGCACCTTGCTCGCAGGCGCCTGGGCGGGCTAA